The genomic interval GGAAGTTAGCCGAGACCTCGACCTCGATTTCCTTTTGCCGATCTTGTTCTTGACTTATTCTGTAGTGCCACTCTTCGATCAGTGCCTTGGTGCAATCCGCCATTGCCCTTGTCAAGAACTGTCATGGCATAAGTTAGACATGTAGCTGACCCCAAATAGTTATGACGATTTCACATTGTTATCTTAAGCTTATGGAGTAGTAACGAAAAACTAACTAACTTTGAGCTTGTCGATGGCGAAAGCGGGATTCAAAACTTTACGATGCCTGACCCAATCGTCGCCTTCGACTGACACCAAACCATTGCCCAAGAGGGCAAGAACAGTAGGAGGCAATTTCATCTTGGAGAAGAGACCCACTTTGTCTTCCAAAACCTCCTTAACCATCTCCATGTCGCTTATGCAAAGCTGGGGCTTGGTTCCATTCCAATACAAAAACGTTTTCCCTATCGAcaggaaaaacaaaaacaaaaagtgATTGTTAAAAAAGAGAAATGGGCAAGAAAAAGGATTGAATTTTGTTAGAATTCACCATCAAAGGATCATCACACTCACCGAATTGAGAGAACCATTTGTTGTAGTAGACGCGAATTGTCTTGGTGATGTCATGGCAATGGTTATCAAGAACCAAATCATCCGTGGCTTGATTCAACTTCTTGAACTCCTCGATCGATCCTGATCCAAATCTATAGCCCGGACCGCTCACTCCTTGCTTCTTCAAGAATTTTGCGATCGCATAGGGCCTCCAAATCTGTTGAAGGATCCTCCCTAGGATCGTGATGAACACCACCAACAAAGCTCCTAAAACCAAATCCATGGAGTGAATTCCAATCTAGCTTTTATTTCTACTTATAGTCATAGTTGGCATTTTATATAGGGGCCAACTATTGTCGTATTATGTTAAATCTTGTCATAAATGAATCGTGTCATTCAATATATAATCTAATCTATTATACCTACTTTtatcaatttaaaattatatcttATAGATAAATATATAAGACCTAAAATTAATGAgggaaaaaattattataaataccAGAAAGGAAAGGGCAATATATTTGAGAGTTATTGATGAGAGAATAGCTAAGAAATAacttttaataaatatattaaaggaAGTGAATagattacttttaataatgtaATTTCTATTAAAGGAAGGGAACagatatataatgtatttttatgTGTGTTTAAATTTTGTAAAGTTTTATATAACTAAACATATATGAAATTTCATTAACTGATTTGAACTATGGTATCCTTAAAATTAAAGAGATTAGAAAAATAagtatcaaataaaaaaaaacaatttgagTAAACTAAACATATTGGTCTTCAATTGTGATGATTTCTATGATGCATATAGCTTTTGAATTTTCTCTTCAATCCTATTGTTATCTCTGTTTAGTTTAATCGGAGACGATGAATGAAGCATTTCTTTCTATTCTACTAAGATACAAATAGTAAGAAATTAACGATGCACTTTCTTCATTTCTCTAAAATCCTTAAGTTCTTTGAGTTGCTATAAATAGAAGAAAACAAGCGATAGAAGGCTCTTGTTGTTAATATTCTCCATATATGGCATAAACAACTGAACAAACATGAAGGCATGGCTTCTTGAAGTTGTGAAATTAAAGATATATGTTCATAAAAAGGCCACTACGACACGAGCAAACCTATCGTAGGGCAAAATCTATAAGATTATTTTGAACATCCATGTCAGCGGTGTATCGAGACAATGGGTCAAACATTCTGTATATGTTTGCGTATGGATACATAATTTAGCAACATCATGATTCAGACAAGCAAGGGCTTTAAGATAATAGGGAGCCCAAATTTAGGTTGCAATGTGATCACATCGACAGGAGCATGCTTGTACTTAGGCGACAAGGTAAATTGGAACTGTTGCAGGATCATCGCGAGCACCATCTTAGCTTCCAACATGGCGAAATTTTGTCCAATGCAAGCACGCGGTCCGATTGAGAATGAAAGCAATGCATTTGGATGCGTAGCAGCCTTTGAAACCCCATTCTCGAACCTAAGAGGATTGAATTCATTAGCATCAGCTCCCCAAAGCTTCATATTCCTGTGAATCATCGCTATCGGGATCATCAAATTAGTGTCCTTTGGTATGTTTATGTTTCTGAAACTAATATCTTTAGCAGTCTTTCGTCCTAACAATACTATCGGGCCATAGAGCCTCAATGTTTCAAGGAGCACCATGGTGACCTACAAATACAAATGTTCAAATCCAATGATCAATTTGTCGAATAAGAAGAGAGTGAATTATCCTTAGTTTTTTAGGGAGGTGAATTTACCAACTTCAACTTGCTGAGCATTTCAGGATTCGGAATCTCATTTCCACAATATTCGATCACTTCATCCCTAACCCTCTCTTGCCAATCTTGGTTTGAGCTCAACAAGAACATAGCCCAAGCTAGCAAATGTGAAGTTGTCTCTTGCCCCGCAAAAAAGAAGGTCTTGCACTCATCTATAATCTCATTCATGCTCAGTAGTTCGTTATCTTGCACTCGACTCGCTTCTAACATCAATCCAAGTAGATCATTTCCAAATCCAGAACCATCCTTGGAGTCCAATCTACTCTTTATGATGCTTATCAGTGTGTTTCTGATTATTCGTTCTAACTTCCACTTTTGCAAATTGTTCTTTGTAGGGTAGTACCTGCAAAGCCAATTCGCAAGTTCATGATTAAGGATATGCAAGAGTTAAAAAAATTCGATCCATAATTTAAGCGAAAATGCAATAAGTACTTGGATCCAGGGAAGGTCAGTTTCAGAAATGAAGCTGCGACCAGAAATTGAAGTTTTCTTTGGGCTAAGAACACTTCCTTTCCCTCTTTGTAACTGCTTCCAAATGCTGTGTGAGAGATCACATCTGCTGTCAATTCTTGGAAGCGTTCTGCGACATCGATTTCCTTTCTTCGATCTTGTTCTGTATTTGTTTCGTATAGCCATGCATCAATCATTGTTTTAGTGCATTCCGCCATTGTTTTCGTTAGGAGCTAGCAACATAAGTGAGAATGAAAGTCATGCGACCGATCTCAACTAGTTACAACTTCAATGAACTCATGACAATGATATTGTGAGCTTAAGGTGACAATTGCAATGAAAGAGTGACTGACCTTGAGTTTGTCAATGGCGAAAGCAGGGTTGACAACCCTGCGATGTCTCTCCCACTCTTCTCCTTCCACCAACACCAATCCCTTACCGAAGAGGGACAAAACGCTGGGAGGCACTTCCATCTTGTGGAAGAAGCCAGACTTGTTTGACAAAATCTGCTTGACCATCTGCACGTCACTCACACAAATCCTGGGTTCCGATCTAATCCAGAACAAAAATGTTTCCCCTGCCCAACAAATGAATTGAATGGCCAcaaataaacttttaaaagaacaaaTTATTCTCGACAATCAGACGGGCAATTACTGACCATATCGAGGGATCCACTCGCGGTAGTGCACGATAACTCTTTTGGTGATATCATGACAGTCGTTTTCGAGAATCAAGTCGCTTCCGGCTTTCTTCAAACTTTTGATCTCCTCGATGGATCCCGACCAAAATCTGTAACTCGGGCCGGTCACACCTTGCTTCCTGAAGTCATTTGTGATCGCGTAGGGCCGCCAAATCTGCCGGAAAAGGATCCTCCCTAGGATCGAGATGAGCACCAACGACAGAGCTCCCAAAACCAATCCCATCCGCTTCACGGGACGATTCAGTCTTCCACTTCTTGTTGTTGTATTGATTTATAGTCAATTCAGAGCCGTTTTGAAGGTGGTGACTTTGCCGGCGTGAAAACTGAAAGATTCCAATTCGACACGCGGAAGACGGAGATTGGATCACATCATGACGCGAAATCTTGTTGCTGTCCGTGGCTGTCTATCTGGTTCAGGTTGGAAACGTCTGTGGGCTCTACGGTGGGGCCCGCTGAGTGTGTGAACACGCGAGACAAAAGAGATAGGGAAATAAAATGCAAGATTTCTTGTGTTGGTTGACGCAGGATACAGCGACGTTGATAAACTTGGACGATTCGATCAGAGAGACACTCCGCGTGGACGAAAACTGCGTGCCCCTTTGTTTTTTAAGATGCGGAATCAGGCCCTTAGAGCGGATCAGAGAGCAGCTCGCCGGCAGAGTCTCCTGTGTAAAGGCACAACTTGAGATTAATATTAGATAATAAAATCTTTGTTTGTATGAATGGTTTCTTAAATATTTTCTTCTActccaaactttaaaaaaaaaaaatatatatatatatatacttgagaTTAATATTAGATAATAAAATCTTTGTTTGTATGAATGGTTTCTTAAATATTTTCTTCTActccaaactttaaaaaaatatatatatatatatatatatatatatatatatatatatatccaaaatCCAAAATGCATGCATCATCTAAGCTAAAACTAGCAGCGAATTGGCGATACATTCGATGGATATGCCCAAGAGAGGCCCTCCACTTGAATTATTTTAAATCATTAACTAAGGAAAAAAATGGCATCGTAACATCTAGCGCGTAAGAAACTCTTGAGAAGATGCTGCATTGCTGCGTGCCTGAGAACAGCAATGACAACCAAAATTCGACATTctgtataaatttaaattaattaataatttaattatcagTATAATAATActttataatatttatatttttataaaaaaatcataaattttttaCTAATACAATAATAATCACATTCTAACCTCAAGAATATCTCTGGATTCACAAAACGGCGAAGTTTGAATACAAACAAAGTAACTGATGTCAAAGTTattgaaatatttaatttaaatacgaatataaaaaataaaacatcaaaaatctcaccattttagaaaataaaataaaatattatgaatagaAAAACTAACTAAAAATCACAAAGAGATATTTAAATAGTCTCAGAATCTAATCTTAACTCTAAGAAAGctgaaaataatataaattataaaatagtcaaaaataattaatatagagaataaaaatctaaaaattttaaatgatattttgaaTTTGAAACTGGACAGTTGTTTCACCTAACTGTAGATTTCTGAACatattttaatttgatatattataagtCTCGTAATTTAACTCGAGTTAAAAgttataatttttcaaagtttctaTTGATCCTGCTCCGATTCTATAGATCCTACTATAATCCCACTGATCTCGCTACGATTCCAAAATAGAAAGTGATCTTGTATGCTCCAGGATCAATTGAGTGTTCTAAATCATAGGATCGTGCGATCCTATGATCCAAAATCGTAATTTTATAAACAATAACACCATCAACATTATACCATCTTCAACCACAAAACCTATTTTGGTGCACTTTCAACACTAATTTGGTGTCATTTGAGCATCAAAATTTTTTCCAACTCCAATCAATGGACATCAtttctgatccggcggtaaaaatccggaaccccataagaaggagtcaacgctgagaggaggtcaaagggtccagtggctcgccggaaaagggcgagccgaccggactcagaagaaagggaaatttgatagtaaaaggcaccctggcagagaccagggttccgacgctcaaataaagcagtgcgtaatgaccgagcggaaggaggtgccgcccggacggcacaaagaatcaaggccgtccgggCGACGTTCATCGTCCGCCCGGTGGGCCGGACACCCCAGTCAGACGgggggtaaaagacggggacatcttctggcagccgtcaagtcgtatggctatgccatacttctagtctgacaacgggtggtcctgccgtcccatcaaagaacatgctcggactgtggcagcatggtgtcaggtaagctctctgacaagtgcataccgtggtatgggtcgctgacacgtacgcacctcggcgggcgtgcatcagttccttctccgtcctatataaagaagctattacttcgccaaaggtacgcatgatACAAATTTGACAGCCACTTTCTccactacttacctgacttgagcgttggagggtcgtcgccgggaaccccttcccggctagactttcgtgcaggatcgccggagcttcgttcgaccagccggagattcaccccatcgactaggagcgtgccgcgtgcccagtgtccgttggctcctggttcggacaggatcaaattggcgccgtctgtgggaacgcccctgcatccgactggaaacaatggacgaagctggacgacaacatacggtggcgctttcgacggaagaactcgaagctctggtcgagataagggccgccaaacttgtggaacaaaaacagaaagcagcagccgaacGGCCTGAataacaagcaacatctgcgtcaggtGGCTGGAGGCGCtttggtggccgagcggaagcgcctccagccaccgtcgcattccatcgagccttgtttcgcacccctgaagccgtaccagctcgaagagatagaggatcttcctcagatgaaatgccaaggcgggatgacaggaaggggaaagctccccgagcggactcctcccccgagcggatcaatcgtcaattttcggaggctatcctacgagaccctctgcccaagcactacgtgcctccgacgatcggcgaatacaatggaacaacagacccggatgatcatctgggtaagttcgataatacagccacgctccatcagtacacagatggagtaaagtgtagagtcttccttaccaccctctcgggatcggctcaacggtggttccggaggttgccggacggatccgtcaccagcttcaaggacttccgaacggccttcctccaccacttcgccagtagtcggcgttatcaaaagacaagtgtcagcttgttcgccatcaagcaagagccgagagaatcgcttcgagcttacattcagcgattcaaccaagtggcgatggatatccccacggccacatcggagacaatgatgaatgccttcacgcaaggccttgtggatggggacttcttccggtcgctcatccgaaagccgccccgagattatgatcacatgctacatcgggccaacgaatatataaatgtggaagaagcgcaagccgctcggaaaaaggaagctctAGCCGAGCGGGCACCTGTTCATgctgagcggaaacagcacgccgctcagcagccacccagaggaccgagggccgaagcaattcgatcccctcacgccagatcgcacgtacaagaagtggctgccgctcggcccaagccaaagaagaggtggacccctatgttctgctccttccaccagtcggaTACGCACAACATGAGGGACTGTCGAAgttttcccttcgtggctaatcccgttcccaggaaagccgaacgacggtcgtcTCCCACcaacaggagacaaaggacccatgacgCTGACCAGACCCGCgtcgagaggcgacatcaccagacGCCCGATTGGCACCGATCCCCAAGACAGGAAAATCGCCGGgcatccagagaacggtcccgaccgtccactcgggaggaggaaaataggagcaatacttcccggggggcgagatcaacgttattgctggtgggccgaccggaggagactccaatcgagcccgaaaggcgggcgtccggcagctgcagatccacgcggtcggctgcagccaagagcgggcaagtggaccggaaatcactttcggacccggggacttagaaggagtagaagtgccccacgacgacgcgctgctcattaaagcggtaatagcaaattacaccattcaccacatatttgttgacacaggaagctcggtcaacatcatatttaagaaggcgttcgatcagctgcaaattgatcgagccgagctgctgcccatgacgaccccgctctacgggtttacgggcaacgaagtacagccggtcggacagatccgactggccACCTCTCTGGGAGACGagctgctcaggaggaccaggacaataaacttcgtggtggtcgactctccatcgtcctacaacgtcattttgggacgaccggcgctcagtgaattccgagcggtcgtctcaaccttccaccagaagatgaagttccccgtcgaagacaaggtgggagaggtacggggagaccagttagcagctcggcggtgttacatagagatggtccgagcggaATCCAACTCCACTAGGAAGgcacctcgaatcgaggtaaatgctatcactgaaaagccacccgccttaatttatgaggaaaaagaggaggtgcagattcatccgacccgatcggaggccacgacttttgttgcctctgatctggaggagaagcagaaggaggagctgatccaatgcctccgacgaaatcatgatgtgttcgtctggtcgacacatgaattgcccggaatttcgccgggcatagcgcagcatgagttgcacgtccgaccggacgctcggccagtgaagcagagaaaaagggatttcagtgccgagcagaatgcaattatccgggcggaagtagagaaacttctggaggccggccacatacgagaagtgcagttcccgagctggctggctaacgtggtattagtctccaagccgggcggcaagtggagggtctgcatcgactttcgggacttaaacaaagcatgccccaaagatttttatcccttgccccggatagatcagctggtggactctacggccggttgtgaattaatttgcatgcttgacgcctaccagggatatcaccaagtgccgctcgcccgggaagatcaagaaaaagtaagcttcgtaacggccgacggcacttattgctacaacgtgatgccgttcggattgaagaatgccggggctacctatcaacgcttgatgaacaaggtattccgggagcagatcgggcggaatctggaagtttatgtagacgacattcttattaaatccgtccgagcggcagatctcttcaagaacatggaagaaaccttccgaacgctgcgcaaatatggagtcaagataaatccccagaagtgcctgttcggagcaaaaggagggcgtttcttgggatatatagtgaccgagcgaggaattgaagccaaccccagcaaggtgaaagctctgcaagacatgcttcctcctagaaacacaagggaagtacaacggttgaccggtcggataactgctttgtccagattcatctccaaaaccgccgaccggagcctgccattcttcaagatcctgcgcaaggctactaagttccaatgggatgaagagtgtgaccgagcatttgaagagttgaaaacatatctaaattctctgcctgtactggccaagccgatcgggggtgagtcactgtaTATGTATAGGCTccgcacttgtgagggcgagcggcgaagagcagccggtgtattttctaagccacattttaaaagatgctgaatctcgttacaccgggctcgagaagttggcctttgctttggttctagccgctcggcgccttcgaccgtatttcttggctcacaccatcattgtccggacgaacagtccactcggaagagtgctgttgaatccagaagcatccggacggcttatcaagtggacgacagaattaagtgaatttgacatccaatatcagccccgttcggctattaaagcccaatccttggctgattttatgaccgaagtgcaaaggccagagccggaagctatgtggagaatatatgtggatggatcctccactcggctcggaagtgggatcggaatattactactctcacctcaggaagaaaagatgcacctatccgtccggctagattacaaagctactaacaatgaagcagagtatgaggccctcatagccggattgcaggcagcacggcatgtgggagccggtcgggtaacacttcactcggactcacagttggccgctcaacaactttccggcacctttgaaatcaactgtgttcggcttaaactctacgctgaggcctttgaaaaactcaaagctactttccgagaggtgcttattcagaagattccccgaacggagaaccaggcggccgatgagttagccaaactcgcgagctcaataacgtcgatcgccattcagcaaccaattgaaaaaacgctgctggtggcgcatgtcgaccagatgcaaggcctcgcgtttccaaatgactggaggacacctattatagaattcctccgttcgggcaccacaccatccgatgaatatgcagcccggctcctcagaagaagagccggtcggtttacactaatcggagatcagctttacaagaaagctttctcgcgccctttgctgaaatgtgtaagctcggaggac from Zingiber officinale cultivar Zhangliang chromosome 6B, Zo_v1.1, whole genome shotgun sequence carries:
- the LOC121989219 gene encoding cytochrome P450 709B1-like, which encodes MGLVLGALSLVLISILGRILFRQIWRPYAITNDFRKQGVTGPSYRFWSGSIEEIKSLKKAGSDLILENDCHDITKRVIVHYREWIPRYGETFLFWIRSEPRICVSDVQMVKQILSNKSGFFHKMEVPPSVLSLFGKGLVLVEGEEWERHRRVVNPAFAIDKLKLLTKTMAECTKTMIDAWLYETNTEQDRRKEIDVAERFQELTADVISHTAFGSSYKEGKEVFLAQRKLQFLVAASFLKLTFPGSKYYPTKNNLQKWKLERIIRNTLISIIKSRLDSKDGSGFGNDLLGLMLEASRVQDNELLSMNEIIDECKTFFFAGQETTSHLLAWAMFLLSSNQDWQERVRDEVIEYCGNEIPNPEMLSKLKLVTMVLLETLRLYGPIVLLGRKTAKDISFRNINIPKDTNLMIPIAMIHRNMKLWGADANEFNPLRFENGVSKAATHPNALLSFSIGPRACIGQNFAMLEAKMVLAMILQQFQFTLSPKYKHAPVDVITLQPKFGLPIILKPLLV